A single region of the Lycium barbarum isolate Lr01 chromosome 2, ASM1917538v2, whole genome shotgun sequence genome encodes:
- the LOC132627709 gene encoding endo-1,4-beta-xylanase 1-like isoform X2 has protein sequence MKTLFVCNFARRLFKPRTTQQPHSQESKERMEQSPMVTVNENFDSKESKESMEKSPMITINDNFDSKSAKENGKDNGNDTATNIILNHDFSDGLHLWHSNCCDAFVVPAGSGYHKGLTAGEACCYAVVTNRKECWQGLEQDITSRISAGSTYTVSACVGAAGTFQGPVEVLATLKLVYQNAETRYLFVSKKSASKECWEILEGSFSLSTMPDQVIFYLEGPPAGTDLLIKSVVISCPSSTACDSSGTSSVSTDDDNIIINPQFDDGLKSWSGRGCKVALHASMADGKITPLSGKFFASATERTQSWNGIQQDLTGRVKRKLAYEVTAVVRIYGNNVTSADLRSTLYVKAADNRERYIGIASVKATDKDWVTLQGKFLLNDNPSQVVVFLEGPPAGTDILLNNLVIKHASKAPPPSPPVIEDPGFGVNIITNTSLNDGPNGWFALGNCTMSVQTGSPHIMPPMARDSLGAHEPLSGRYILVTGRTQNWMGPAQMITDRVKLYLTYQVSAWVKIGQTSGPQNVNVALGVDSQWVNGGQVEISNDRWHEIGGSFRIEKQATKVMVYIQGPAAGVDLMVAGLQIFPVDRCARFRHLKRQTAMIRKRDVTLKFSGSDSGSLIGTFVRVRQLQNSFPFGAAISRTNMDNEDFNAFFVKNFNWAVFGNELKWYWTEAQQGNLNYKDADELLDFCTKHSIQVRGHCIFWEVVGTVQAWIQSLNKKDLMTAVQNRLTGLLTRYKGKFPHYDVNNEMMHGSFYQDTLGKDIRVYMFNTAHQLDPTAILFVNDYHVEDGCDPRSSPEKYIEHILDLQEHGAPVGGIGIQGHIDSPVGTIVCSALDKLGILGLPIWFTEVDVSSDNEYVRADDLEVMLREAYAHPAVEGIVLWGFWELFMSRTNAHLVNAEGDINEAGKRYLALKHEWLSHAHGHIDEQGQFSFSGFHGSYEVEVITSATKITKKFVVDKGDNALVISVDI, from the exons ATGAAGACGTTATTTGTTTGCAACTTTGCTCGTAGACTTTTTAAACCTCGTACAACACAACAACCACATTCCCAG GAATCAAAGGAGAGGATGGAGCAGTCACCAATGGTCACTGTTAACGAAAACTTTGATTCTAAG GAATCAAAGGAGAGCATGGAGAAGTCACCAATGATCACTATTAACGACAACTTTGATTCTAAG AGTGCAAAGGAAAATGGAAAAGATAATGGGAATGATACTGCTACTAACATCATCCTTAACCACGACTTCTCAGATGGGCTGCACCTGTGGCACTCCAATTGTTGCGATGCTTTTGTGGTTCCAGCAGGTTCTGGATATCATAAAGGACTAACAGCAGGTGAAGCCTGTTGTTATGCTGTTGTCACGAATCGTAAGGAATGTTGGCAAGGCTTAGAGCAAGACATCACTAGCAGAATATCAGCAGGTTCCACTTATACAGTTTCTGCTTGTGTTGGAGCTGCTGGTACTTTTCAGGGTCCTGTTGAAGTCCTTGCCACATTAAAACTAGTGTATCAAAATGCAGAAACAAGATATCTATTCGTATCAAA AAAATCTGCTTCAAAGGAGTGTTGGGAGATATTAGAAGGCTCATTTTCTCTGTCAACTATGCCGGATCAAGTTATATTTTATCTCGAGGGACCTCCAGCTGGAACTGACCTGCTCATAAAGTCAGTAGTGATCTCATGTCCCAGCTCTACCGCTTGTGAT AGTTCTGGCACATCATCCGTTTCTACGGATGATGATAACATCATAATAAACCCTCAATTTGATGATGGCCTCAAAAGTTGGTCTGGGAGAGGCTGCAAGGTGGCTTTGCATGCCTCTATGGCAGATGGGAAAATCACTCCACTGTCTGGAAAATTCTTCGCATCTGCAACAGAACGCACACAGAGCTGGAATGGGATTCAGCAAGATTTAACCGGACGAGTGAAGCGAAAACTTGCTTATGAGGTAACTGCTGTTGTCCGGATCTATGGTAACAATGTCACTAGTGCAGATCTTCGCAGTACATTATATGTTAAAGCAGCTGATAACCGTGAACGGTACATTGGCATTGCCAG TGTCAAAGCCACAGACAAAGACTGGGTGACGTTGCAAGGGAAGTTTCTTCTAAATGACAACCCATCTCAAGTTGTTGTCTTTCTAGAAGGTCCACCTGCAGGAACGGATATCCTCCTTAACAATTTAGTCATAAAGCATGCATCTAaagctcctcctccttctccacCAGTTATTGAG GATCCGGgttttggtgttaatataatcACAAATACAAGTCTGAATGATGGCCCAAATGGCTGGTTCGCACTTGGAAACTGTACGATGAGTGTTCAAACAGGCTCACCACATATAATGCCTCCAATGGCTAGAGATTCCCTTGGTGCTCATGAGCCTTTAAGTGGCCGCTACATTCTGGTGACCGGTCGTACTCAAAACTGGATGGGTCCTGCTCAGATGATCACAGATAGAGTAAAACTCTATTTGACATATCAAGTATCTGCATGGGTTAAAATTGGACAAACATCAGGACCTCAGAACGTAAATGTTGCCCTTGGAGTAGACAGCCAATGGGTGAACGGGGGCCAAGTTGAGATCAGTAATGATAGATGGCATGAAATTGGAGGATCTTTTAGAATTGAGAAGCAAGCAACTAAGGTTATGGTTTATATTCAGGGTCCTGCTGCTGGTGTAGACCTAATGGTTGCTGGGCTTCAAATTTTTCCAGTTGACAGATGTGCACGGTTTAGACACTTGAAGAGGCAAACTGCAATG ATACGCAAGAGAGACGTCACATTGAAGTTCTCAGGATCAGATTCAGGCAGTTTGATTGGCACATTTGTTAGAGTTAGACAACTGCAGAACAGCTTCCCCTTTGGAGCAGCCATAAGCAGAACAAACATGGACAATGAAGACTTCAATGCCTTCTTTGTCAAGAATTTTAATTGGGCTGTGTTCGGAAATGAGCTGAAATGGTACTGGACAGAAGCACAGCAAGGGAATCTCAACTACAAAGATGCTGATGAGCTCCTGGATTTCTGCACAAAACACAGCATCCAAGTTCGAGGTCACTGTATCTTTTGGGAGGTGGTGGGCACTGTTCAGGCATGGATACAATCCTTGAACAAAAAAGACTTGATGACAGCTGTTCAAAACCGTCTAACAGGACTGTTGACACGGTACAAGGGGAAGTTTCCTCATTATGATGTGAATAATGAGATGATGCATGGTTCTTTCTACCAAGACACATTGGGTAAAGACATCAGAGTATACATGTTTAATACTGCACATCAATTGGATCCTACCGCCATCCTATTTGTAAACGATTACCATGTTGAGGATGGTTGTGACCCCCGATCTTCCCCTGAGAAGTACATTGAGCATATTCTTGATCTCCAAGAGCACGGTGCACCAGTTGGAGGTATAGGTATTCAGGGACATATTGACAGTCCAGTAGGAACCATTGTATGTTCTGCTCTGGACAAACTTGGTATTCTTGGACTTCCAATCTGGTTCACCGAAGTTGATGTGTCTTCTGATAATGAATACGTTAGAGCTGATGATCTAGAAGTTATGCTTCGGGAAGCTTATGCTCACCCTGCTGTAGAAGGCATAGTGTTGTGGGGATTCTGGGAGCTGTTCATGAGTCGAACAAATGCACATTTAGTGAATGCAGAAGGTGACATCAATGAAGCTGGAAAAAGGTACCTTGCTCTTAAGCACGAGTGGTTATCCCATGCTCATGGTCATATTGATGAACAAGGGCAATTCAGCTTTAGTGGATTCCATGGCTCTTATGAAGTGGAAGTCATAACTTCTGCGACGAAAATTACCAAGAAATTTGTGGTCGACAAGGGTGATAATGCCCTGGTGATCTCCGTTGACATATAG
- the LOC132627709 gene encoding endo-1,4-beta-xylanase 1-like isoform X1, with product MKTLFVCNFARRLFKPRTTQQPHSQESKERMEQSPMVTVNENFDSKESKESMEKSPMITINDNFDSKESKESMEKSPIITATKNFDSQSAKENGKDNGNDTATNIILNHDFSDGLHLWHSNCCDAFVVPAGSGYHKGLTAGEACCYAVVTNRKECWQGLEQDITSRISAGSTYTVSACVGAAGTFQGPVEVLATLKLVYQNAETRYLFVSKKSASKECWEILEGSFSLSTMPDQVIFYLEGPPAGTDLLIKSVVISCPSSTACDSSGTSSVSTDDDNIIINPQFDDGLKSWSGRGCKVALHASMADGKITPLSGKFFASATERTQSWNGIQQDLTGRVKRKLAYEVTAVVRIYGNNVTSADLRSTLYVKAADNRERYIGIASVKATDKDWVTLQGKFLLNDNPSQVVVFLEGPPAGTDILLNNLVIKHASKAPPPSPPVIEDPGFGVNIITNTSLNDGPNGWFALGNCTMSVQTGSPHIMPPMARDSLGAHEPLSGRYILVTGRTQNWMGPAQMITDRVKLYLTYQVSAWVKIGQTSGPQNVNVALGVDSQWVNGGQVEISNDRWHEIGGSFRIEKQATKVMVYIQGPAAGVDLMVAGLQIFPVDRCARFRHLKRQTAMIRKRDVTLKFSGSDSGSLIGTFVRVRQLQNSFPFGAAISRTNMDNEDFNAFFVKNFNWAVFGNELKWYWTEAQQGNLNYKDADELLDFCTKHSIQVRGHCIFWEVVGTVQAWIQSLNKKDLMTAVQNRLTGLLTRYKGKFPHYDVNNEMMHGSFYQDTLGKDIRVYMFNTAHQLDPTAILFVNDYHVEDGCDPRSSPEKYIEHILDLQEHGAPVGGIGIQGHIDSPVGTIVCSALDKLGILGLPIWFTEVDVSSDNEYVRADDLEVMLREAYAHPAVEGIVLWGFWELFMSRTNAHLVNAEGDINEAGKRYLALKHEWLSHAHGHIDEQGQFSFSGFHGSYEVEVITSATKITKKFVVDKGDNALVISVDI from the exons ATGAAGACGTTATTTGTTTGCAACTTTGCTCGTAGACTTTTTAAACCTCGTACAACACAACAACCACATTCCCAG GAATCAAAGGAGAGGATGGAGCAGTCACCAATGGTCACTGTTAACGAAAACTTTGATTCTAAG GAATCAAAGGAGAGCATGGAGAAGTCACCAATGATCACTATTAACGACAACTTTGATTCTAAG GAATCAAAGGAGAGCATGGAGAAGTCACCAATAATAACTGCCACCAAAAACTTTGATTCTCAG AGTGCAAAGGAAAATGGAAAAGATAATGGGAATGATACTGCTACTAACATCATCCTTAACCACGACTTCTCAGATGGGCTGCACCTGTGGCACTCCAATTGTTGCGATGCTTTTGTGGTTCCAGCAGGTTCTGGATATCATAAAGGACTAACAGCAGGTGAAGCCTGTTGTTATGCTGTTGTCACGAATCGTAAGGAATGTTGGCAAGGCTTAGAGCAAGACATCACTAGCAGAATATCAGCAGGTTCCACTTATACAGTTTCTGCTTGTGTTGGAGCTGCTGGTACTTTTCAGGGTCCTGTTGAAGTCCTTGCCACATTAAAACTAGTGTATCAAAATGCAGAAACAAGATATCTATTCGTATCAAA AAAATCTGCTTCAAAGGAGTGTTGGGAGATATTAGAAGGCTCATTTTCTCTGTCAACTATGCCGGATCAAGTTATATTTTATCTCGAGGGACCTCCAGCTGGAACTGACCTGCTCATAAAGTCAGTAGTGATCTCATGTCCCAGCTCTACCGCTTGTGAT AGTTCTGGCACATCATCCGTTTCTACGGATGATGATAACATCATAATAAACCCTCAATTTGATGATGGCCTCAAAAGTTGGTCTGGGAGAGGCTGCAAGGTGGCTTTGCATGCCTCTATGGCAGATGGGAAAATCACTCCACTGTCTGGAAAATTCTTCGCATCTGCAACAGAACGCACACAGAGCTGGAATGGGATTCAGCAAGATTTAACCGGACGAGTGAAGCGAAAACTTGCTTATGAGGTAACTGCTGTTGTCCGGATCTATGGTAACAATGTCACTAGTGCAGATCTTCGCAGTACATTATATGTTAAAGCAGCTGATAACCGTGAACGGTACATTGGCATTGCCAG TGTCAAAGCCACAGACAAAGACTGGGTGACGTTGCAAGGGAAGTTTCTTCTAAATGACAACCCATCTCAAGTTGTTGTCTTTCTAGAAGGTCCACCTGCAGGAACGGATATCCTCCTTAACAATTTAGTCATAAAGCATGCATCTAaagctcctcctccttctccacCAGTTATTGAG GATCCGGgttttggtgttaatataatcACAAATACAAGTCTGAATGATGGCCCAAATGGCTGGTTCGCACTTGGAAACTGTACGATGAGTGTTCAAACAGGCTCACCACATATAATGCCTCCAATGGCTAGAGATTCCCTTGGTGCTCATGAGCCTTTAAGTGGCCGCTACATTCTGGTGACCGGTCGTACTCAAAACTGGATGGGTCCTGCTCAGATGATCACAGATAGAGTAAAACTCTATTTGACATATCAAGTATCTGCATGGGTTAAAATTGGACAAACATCAGGACCTCAGAACGTAAATGTTGCCCTTGGAGTAGACAGCCAATGGGTGAACGGGGGCCAAGTTGAGATCAGTAATGATAGATGGCATGAAATTGGAGGATCTTTTAGAATTGAGAAGCAAGCAACTAAGGTTATGGTTTATATTCAGGGTCCTGCTGCTGGTGTAGACCTAATGGTTGCTGGGCTTCAAATTTTTCCAGTTGACAGATGTGCACGGTTTAGACACTTGAAGAGGCAAACTGCAATG ATACGCAAGAGAGACGTCACATTGAAGTTCTCAGGATCAGATTCAGGCAGTTTGATTGGCACATTTGTTAGAGTTAGACAACTGCAGAACAGCTTCCCCTTTGGAGCAGCCATAAGCAGAACAAACATGGACAATGAAGACTTCAATGCCTTCTTTGTCAAGAATTTTAATTGGGCTGTGTTCGGAAATGAGCTGAAATGGTACTGGACAGAAGCACAGCAAGGGAATCTCAACTACAAAGATGCTGATGAGCTCCTGGATTTCTGCACAAAACACAGCATCCAAGTTCGAGGTCACTGTATCTTTTGGGAGGTGGTGGGCACTGTTCAGGCATGGATACAATCCTTGAACAAAAAAGACTTGATGACAGCTGTTCAAAACCGTCTAACAGGACTGTTGACACGGTACAAGGGGAAGTTTCCTCATTATGATGTGAATAATGAGATGATGCATGGTTCTTTCTACCAAGACACATTGGGTAAAGACATCAGAGTATACATGTTTAATACTGCACATCAATTGGATCCTACCGCCATCCTATTTGTAAACGATTACCATGTTGAGGATGGTTGTGACCCCCGATCTTCCCCTGAGAAGTACATTGAGCATATTCTTGATCTCCAAGAGCACGGTGCACCAGTTGGAGGTATAGGTATTCAGGGACATATTGACAGTCCAGTAGGAACCATTGTATGTTCTGCTCTGGACAAACTTGGTATTCTTGGACTTCCAATCTGGTTCACCGAAGTTGATGTGTCTTCTGATAATGAATACGTTAGAGCTGATGATCTAGAAGTTATGCTTCGGGAAGCTTATGCTCACCCTGCTGTAGAAGGCATAGTGTTGTGGGGATTCTGGGAGCTGTTCATGAGTCGAACAAATGCACATTTAGTGAATGCAGAAGGTGACATCAATGAAGCTGGAAAAAGGTACCTTGCTCTTAAGCACGAGTGGTTATCCCATGCTCATGGTCATATTGATGAACAAGGGCAATTCAGCTTTAGTGGATTCCATGGCTCTTATGAAGTGGAAGTCATAACTTCTGCGACGAAAATTACCAAGAAATTTGTGGTCGACAAGGGTGATAATGCCCTGGTGATCTCCGTTGACATATAG